A genomic window from Silene latifolia isolate original U9 population chromosome Y, ASM4854445v1, whole genome shotgun sequence includes:
- the LOC141630306 gene encoding uncharacterized protein LOC141630306 produces the protein MIGFWNVRGLNSPTKQKHIKWFLHHHDIGLFGLLETKVKPSSLNQIRQNICEGWCISTNSHCHKGGRVWLLWKPHMYQINFIEYNAQFIHVCVDELATGESYHLSMVYAFNGVQERKILWLKLEQFSNQIRGPWLLCGDFNTVLRPSERLGGQTTDEEMEDFQHCVDHCNVLDMPATGSYFTWNNKQEANTRVYSRLDRALVNHEWVMKKPDYAAHFHVEGYFDHTPCIIQDTKFGPRSRKSFKFFNMWSGVDEFLPCVSKVWDCPVYGTLMFCFVTRLKMLKKPLKELNSALFEDVENNAMRARKHLEYVQD, from the coding sequence ATGATAGGCTTCTGGAATGTTAGGGGGCTCAATAGTCCAACAAAACAGAAACACATCAAGTGGTTCCTGCACCATCATGACATTGGACtatttggtctccttgagacGAAGGTAAAACCTTCGTCTCTAAATCAAATCAGGCAGAATATATGTGAAGGCTGGTGTATTTCTACTAATTCTCATTGCCATAAAGGAGGAAGAGTATGGTTATTATGGAAACCTCATATGTATCAAATTAACTTCATTGAGTATAATGCTCAATTTATCCATGTTTGTGTTGATGAGCTAGCTACTGGTGAATCTTATCACCTCAGCATGGTCTATGCTTTTAATGGAGTTCAGGAAAGGAAAATTCTGTGGTTAAAACTTGAACAGTTCTCAAACCAAATCAGGGGTCCTTGGCTGCTGTGTGGAGATTTTAATACAGTGTTAAGGCCTTCTGAAAGGCTTGGGGGGCAAACAACAGATGAAGAAATGGAGGACTTTCAACATTGTGTGGATCATTGCAATGTTCTTGATATGCCTGCTACTGGGTCTTACTttacttggaataacaagcagGAAGCCAATACTAGAGTTTATAGCAGGTTGGATAGGGCCTTAGTCAATCATGAGTGGGTTATGAAGAAACCTGATTATGCTGCCCACTTCCATGTGGAAGGCTACTTTGACCATACTCCTTGTATTATCCAGGATACCAAATTTGGCCCTAGAAGtaggaagagcttcaaattttTTAATATGTGGAGTGGGGTGGATGAATTTCTCCCATGTGTTAGTAAGGTTTGGGACTGTCCTGTCTATGGTACTCTCATGTTTTGTTTTGTGACGAGATTGAAAATGCTTAAGAAACCCTTGAAGGAATTGAATAGTGCTCTTTTTGAGGATGTTGAGAATAATGCTATGAGAGCTCGCAAGCATCTTGAATATGTTCAGGATTAG